Proteins from a single region of Dyadobacter fanqingshengii:
- a CDS encoding DUF4175 family protein, whose product MHELRKMIGLVTKQLYAGAVLRCLLLAASAYLFASCFTGPFHAASVFAAFAGLCAGILLTGIYKNNREKAISLIHSHVGETEYSLHLLEKPELNIAEQLQLERITNRNFDFPIAKLYNNLTVYLSVFLAALAFHFIYPVISFNTKAADSIQTAEKKSQKANVLLAPEFESASIHVAPPAYTKLPERESNDLNVSTITGSLLTWRVKFTHSENLVLRLTNNGGEEIAFRKQNGVFTHSDKITGSGLYAMKGYWKDSLVYQSDFYRLEALPDLAPKIEPASKELYTYHFLKDAKTIKITAKISDDFLVRQAFIVATLARGSGENVKFREVKFPLTPTDFKEANLQKEINLSELNFTPGDELYYYWAAVDNKSPQANFSKSNTYFLVYKDTANVEEAELATMAVNIMPEYFRSQRQIIIDTEKLIAKRKKLPQKEFASISNEIGFDQKVLRLRYGQYLGEEFETSIGGGGAPDAAIPSGENMLDAFTHKSDGEGEAAERRASEPAHKDDHDGHDHGKGQGEAGEKDPLAALMEQYVHAHDDAETNTFYEQSTRSLLKMALEQMWQSELHLRLYEPEKALPFEHKALEFLKSAQHKARTYVKKSGYDPPPIKEREKRLSGELKEISNDLNAEKFYREKSIAQLAAEVSGFLNYEKLNNEQQSRLRLAGGTLSDRLINSGPFNGGLGNWEFIGSLQKLVSGKTLSLKEKQHLKKDLFKYTNHSEQSRRGYSSDKKLEEAFWEKLQ is encoded by the coding sequence ATGCATGAACTAAGGAAAATGATCGGTTTGGTGACCAAACAGCTTTATGCGGGCGCGGTTTTGCGCTGCCTGCTGCTGGCCGCCTCCGCCTATCTTTTCGCGTCATGTTTTACCGGGCCGTTTCATGCTGCCAGCGTTTTCGCAGCGTTTGCGGGGTTATGCGCGGGAATTTTGCTTACAGGAATTTATAAGAATAATAGAGAAAAGGCGATTTCACTGATTCACAGCCACGTGGGCGAAACGGAATACAGTCTACATCTTCTGGAAAAACCTGAGCTGAACATTGCGGAGCAATTACAGTTGGAGCGCATTACAAACCGCAATTTTGATTTTCCTATTGCCAAACTTTATAATAACCTGACAGTGTATTTAAGCGTATTTCTGGCAGCCCTGGCGTTCCATTTCATTTATCCTGTCATTTCTTTTAATACAAAAGCAGCGGATAGCATTCAAACTGCTGAGAAAAAATCCCAAAAAGCGAATGTTTTGCTGGCACCCGAATTTGAGTCTGCCAGCATTCACGTTGCTCCGCCAGCTTACACCAAATTGCCTGAGCGGGAATCCAATGATTTAAATGTCAGTACAATAACCGGATCGTTATTAACTTGGAGAGTGAAGTTCACACATTCGGAAAATCTCGTGCTGCGCTTGACCAATAACGGGGGCGAGGAAATTGCTTTTCGAAAGCAGAACGGTGTTTTCACGCATTCAGACAAGATTACGGGATCCGGTTTGTATGCGATGAAGGGTTATTGGAAGGATTCCCTGGTTTACCAATCTGATTTTTACAGGCTGGAAGCATTACCCGATCTCGCTCCGAAAATTGAGCCTGCGTCCAAGGAATTGTATACATATCACTTCTTAAAAGACGCCAAAACAATCAAAATTACGGCAAAAATTTCGGACGACTTTCTTGTCAGACAGGCATTTATCGTGGCAACATTAGCCAGGGGATCAGGTGAGAATGTTAAGTTTCGCGAAGTAAAATTTCCGCTGACGCCGACGGATTTCAAAGAAGCCAACTTGCAAAAAGAGATCAATCTCAGCGAGCTGAACTTTACGCCCGGGGACGAATTGTATTACTACTGGGCGGCAGTTGATAATAAATCGCCACAAGCAAATTTCAGTAAATCAAACACTTACTTCCTGGTTTATAAAGACACAGCCAATGTTGAAGAAGCGGAGCTGGCAACCATGGCGGTGAACATTATGCCGGAATATTTCAGGAGTCAGCGGCAGATCATCATTGATACGGAGAAGCTGATCGCCAAACGCAAGAAGCTGCCGCAAAAGGAATTTGCCTCCATCTCTAACGAAATCGGTTTTGACCAAAAAGTGCTCAGGCTGCGCTACGGGCAATATTTGGGTGAAGAATTTGAAACGAGCATTGGCGGCGGCGGAGCGCCGGATGCAGCAATTCCGTCCGGTGAAAATATGCTGGACGCGTTCACGCACAAATCGGATGGGGAGGGCGAAGCGGCAGAACGTAGAGCCAGCGAGCCCGCGCATAAGGATGATCATGACGGGCATGACCATGGAAAAGGGCAGGGGGAAGCGGGTGAAAAAGATCCGCTGGCGGCATTAATGGAGCAATATGTGCACGCGCACGATGATGCCGAAACGAATACATTTTACGAACAATCAACGAGGAGCCTGCTGAAAATGGCGTTGGAGCAAATGTGGCAATCGGAGCTGCATTTGCGTTTGTATGAACCTGAAAAAGCGCTTCCGTTTGAGCATAAGGCATTGGAATTTCTTAAATCTGCCCAGCATAAGGCGAGAACTTATGTGAAGAAAAGCGGTTATGATCCGCCGCCGATTAAAGAACGGGAGAAGCGATTGAGCGGTGAATTGAAGGAAATCAGCAATGATCTGAATGCCGAGAAATTTTATAGGGAAAAAAGCATAGCCCAGCTAGCCGCGGAAGTCTCCGGTTTTTTGAATTATGAAAAACTCAATAATGAGCAACAATCCCGATTACGGTTGGCCGGTGGCACATTATCGGACCGGCTTATCAATAGCGGGCCTTTCAATGGTGGCCTGGGAAACTGGGAATTCATTGGCTCGTTGCAGAAACTGGTGAGCGGGAAAACGTTGTCATTAAAAGAAAAGCAGCACCTGAAAAAGGATTTATTCAAATACACCAATCATTCTGAACAAAGCAGACGCGGTTATTCCAGCGACAAGAAGCTGGAAGAGGCGTTTTGGGAAAAGTTACAATAA
- a CDS encoding BatA domain-containing protein: MEFLNPHMLWGMCAVALPVIIHFWYQKKGKQLAWAASQWLLDKTSLQHRGIRLDEIPLLLIRCVLIILLAILLSQPVVKWLGKDIKKEEIHLVQADPKVASNFRFELESALKREEKVIWIGADLKPLADIGSIPKNNDGLFLLQQSINDIANDNTNLNLYLTNNQQITRLPKIFIPGTYKLKAIRDSARKLENPLIGLAEKIGKDNIIVLIDYRNPDEAETVQAGLEALKEVFGIPFNIDLKTASRTQYDWIFTDKPIAKRNAQTVYVVREGNIGDSVFENVIQVSDSLRLATSDVVQNGQLPELLGEMMIDHYHLENHLNPLSQKQLEAAFEIVRTEGVQSSNNLQKWLMLLFVLTLILERWISLNKNMARVHA, translated from the coding sequence ATGGAGTTTTTGAATCCACATATGCTGTGGGGAATGTGTGCGGTGGCCTTGCCGGTAATCATTCATTTTTGGTATCAAAAAAAAGGTAAGCAACTTGCCTGGGCTGCTTCTCAATGGCTTCTTGATAAAACTTCGCTGCAACACCGCGGCATCAGGCTGGATGAAATTCCGCTGCTTTTGATCCGCTGTGTGCTGATAATTTTGCTTGCTATATTATTGAGTCAGCCGGTTGTAAAGTGGCTTGGCAAAGACATTAAAAAAGAAGAAATTCATTTGGTGCAGGCCGATCCAAAAGTGGCCAGCAACTTTCGGTTCGAGCTGGAAAGTGCGCTGAAAAGAGAGGAAAAAGTAATCTGGATCGGCGCTGATTTAAAGCCTTTGGCCGACATTGGTTCAATTCCAAAGAACAATGACGGTTTGTTCTTATTGCAGCAAAGCATTAATGACATTGCAAATGACAACACAAACCTGAACTTGTATCTGACTAACAATCAGCAAATAACCCGTTTACCTAAAATATTTATCCCTGGGACTTACAAACTGAAAGCTATCAGAGATTCAGCGCGAAAGTTGGAAAACCCTTTGATTGGCTTGGCTGAGAAGATCGGGAAAGACAACATCATTGTTCTGATCGATTATCGGAATCCGGATGAAGCCGAAACGGTTCAGGCTGGTTTGGAAGCTTTAAAAGAAGTTTTCGGAATTCCATTTAACATTGATTTGAAAACAGCATCACGCACTCAGTATGACTGGATATTTACAGATAAGCCCATAGCAAAGCGAAATGCACAAACAGTGTATGTCGTCCGGGAAGGAAATATAGGCGACAGTGTGTTTGAAAATGTCATTCAAGTGAGTGATTCATTGCGCTTAGCGACTTCTGATGTAGTGCAAAACGGCCAGTTGCCGGAATTGCTGGGGGAAATGATGATTGACCATTATCATTTGGAAAATCACTTAAATCCGTTAAGTCAGAAGCAGTTAGAAGCAGCATTTGAGATTGTCAGAACGGAAGGAGTACAGTCCTCAAATAATTTGCAAAAGTGGTTAATGTTGCTTTTTGTCTTAACATTAATCCTGGAACGTTGGATTTCACTCAACAAAAACATGGCGCGGGTTCATGCATGA
- a CDS encoding DUF58 domain-containing protein, translated as MAKSIGLLASQLIKLKNLQLTGKLVSEELMLGIHASKRSGIGVEFEQYRHYEPGDDPKRIDWKLFARTDKHLIRESSTESDKQVRFVLDLSGSMNYAENGVSRLQYAQILLASLSYLCYIQNDQMSLYTLKDGAIQTISATGTSSSGKQAFQKMLVGLEKTVANGPWRREADSDGNIKFPELQSKKKEQLIFVSDFLQAQDEWLNLIRSLASPYREIVVFQILGDQEVDFNLEGFYRFKDLETGRELELDAGSVREKFQESADLYLQQLKEALQIPHVSLVRARMSDPIGMVLKAFLTKRKG; from the coding sequence ATGGCAAAAAGCATTGGTTTACTCGCATCTCAGCTCATCAAGCTGAAAAATCTGCAACTGACCGGGAAGCTGGTGAGCGAAGAACTGATGCTGGGTATCCATGCCAGTAAGCGGTCGGGGATAGGGGTGGAGTTTGAGCAATATCGGCATTACGAGCCCGGAGACGATCCGAAACGCATCGACTGGAAGCTTTTTGCGCGGACGGATAAACATTTGATCAGGGAATCATCGACCGAGAGCGACAAGCAAGTAAGGTTTGTCCTCGACCTTTCCGGTTCCATGAATTATGCTGAAAATGGTGTTAGCAGGCTTCAATATGCCCAAATCCTGCTGGCCTCGCTGAGTTATCTCTGCTACATTCAGAATGATCAGATGAGTTTGTATACATTGAAAGACGGTGCGATACAGACTATTTCCGCAACTGGCACTTCGTCTTCGGGTAAGCAGGCATTTCAAAAAATGCTGGTGGGGTTGGAAAAAACGGTTGCGAATGGGCCCTGGCGGCGGGAAGCCGATAGTGATGGAAACATCAAATTTCCTGAGCTGCAATCGAAGAAAAAAGAACAGCTGATCTTTGTAAGCGATTTTTTGCAAGCACAAGACGAATGGTTGAACTTGATCAGGTCGCTGGCAAGCCCCTATCGAGAAATTGTGGTTTTTCAAATTTTGGGCGACCAGGAAGTGGATTTTAATCTTGAAGGTTTTTACCGGTTCAAAGATCTGGAAACGGGCAGGGAATTGGAGCTGGATGCCGGATCAGTGCGGGAGAAGTTTCAGGAATCGGCGGATTTATATTTGCAGCAGTTGAAAGAAGCGTTGCAAATTCCGCATGTAAGCCTCGTACGGGCACGTATGAGCGATCCCATTGGAATGGTTTTGAAGGCTTTTTTAACGAAACGGAAAGGATAA
- a CDS encoding AAA family ATPase, with the protein METNNLTHYKTLVAKLPLLKKEIAKVIVGQHEAIDEILISLLASGHCLLEGVPGLAKTLMVKTMSEALHMSFKRIQFTPDLMPGDIVGTEILEEDHETGRKFFKFNQGPVFANVVLADEINRTPPKTQAALLEAMQEKSVTYGGTNYELPNPFLIIATQNPIEQAGTYPLPEAQLDRFLLYIKLNYPNEQEELDVLKGTTGSFKADIERVLTDSEIVDLQKLTRQVHISDDLIQWINRLVRASRPEGSPSDFVKEWCDWGAGPRAGQALVLCAKARAVLSERFSVIPEDIQTLAYPVLRHRIAMNFRAEAENISTDQVIDQLLRTIKA; encoded by the coding sequence TTGGAAACAAACAACCTAACCCATTATAAGACGCTTGTCGCCAAGCTGCCGCTGCTTAAAAAGGAAATTGCCAAGGTGATTGTCGGGCAGCATGAAGCCATTGACGAAATACTGATTTCGCTGCTTGCTTCGGGGCATTGTTTGCTGGAAGGCGTGCCTGGTTTGGCTAAAACATTAATGGTCAAAACCATGTCGGAAGCCCTGCATATGAGCTTTAAAAGGATCCAGTTTACGCCGGATCTGATGCCGGGTGACATTGTAGGAACCGAGATTCTGGAAGAAGATCACGAAACCGGCAGGAAATTTTTCAAGTTTAACCAAGGTCCTGTTTTTGCCAATGTTGTTTTGGCCGACGAAATTAACCGGACGCCTCCCAAAACGCAGGCAGCATTACTGGAAGCGATGCAGGAAAAATCCGTTACTTACGGCGGGACGAATTATGAGCTGCCCAATCCATTTCTGATCATTGCCACTCAAAATCCTATCGAGCAAGCCGGGACATATCCGCTGCCGGAAGCCCAGCTCGACCGTTTCCTGCTTTATATCAAACTGAATTATCCCAATGAACAGGAAGAACTGGACGTTTTGAAAGGCACAACGGGATCATTCAAAGCGGATATTGAGCGCGTTTTAACAGATTCTGAAATCGTCGATTTACAAAAATTAACGCGGCAAGTGCACATTAGCGATGATCTCATTCAATGGATTAACCGGTTGGTGCGGGCGAGCCGACCAGAAGGAAGTCCGTCCGACTTCGTTAAAGAATGGTGCGACTGGGGAGCCGGCCCGCGCGCAGGGCAAGCGCTCGTATTATGCGCCAAAGCACGCGCAGTCCTGAGCGAACGCTTTTCCGTGATCCCGGAAGATATCCAAACATTGGCTTATCCCGTATTACGTCACAGGATCGCTATGAATTTCCGCGCCGAAGCCGAAAACATCAGCACGGATCAGGTGATTGATCAGTTGTTGCGAACGATAAAGGCCTGA
- a CDS encoding DUF4159 domain-containing protein, whose product MKPFFFTRIQYTSGNWDTDQRMPSNLLHSLVEYTTIPIDEKEKVVQLNSNEIFKSPFCYLSGHKLVEFSTQERDHFRRYVQNGGFVFVDDCNHDIDGLFAKSFEQEMERTFGPKALQKIPNNHPLYHSFFKFEEGPPTTSFELNGWGDDLVHDYLKAITINGRIGVLYSNKDYGCEWDYDFRNKRFLAVDNTRFGVNIVVYALNAN is encoded by the coding sequence TTGAAGCCTTTTTTCTTTACACGAATTCAATACACGTCCGGAAACTGGGACACCGACCAGCGAATGCCTTCCAATTTGTTGCATTCGCTGGTAGAATACACCACAATTCCCATTGACGAGAAGGAAAAAGTGGTTCAGCTTAATAGTAATGAAATTTTCAAAAGTCCCTTTTGCTATCTCAGTGGGCATAAGCTCGTTGAGTTTTCTACGCAGGAAAGGGATCACTTCCGGCGATATGTGCAAAATGGCGGCTTCGTTTTTGTAGACGACTGCAACCATGATATCGACGGACTTTTCGCCAAATCATTTGAGCAGGAAATGGAACGGACATTTGGTCCAAAAGCCTTGCAGAAAATCCCCAATAACCATCCGCTATATCACAGTTTTTTCAAATTTGAAGAGGGCCCGCCAACGACTTCATTCGAGTTGAACGGCTGGGGCGACGATCTCGTGCACGATTATCTCAAAGCGATCACGATTAACGGGAGGATTGGCGTGTTGTACAGCAATAAAGATTACGGCTGCGAATGGGATTATGATTTTCGGAACAAACGCTTTTTGGCCGTCGATAATACGCGTTTCGGCGTGAATATCGTGGTTTATGCATTGAATGCCAATTAA
- a CDS encoding TldD/PmbA family protein, which yields MSIILSESEAKALLQKVLAYSKADECEINLLGEERGNLRYARNEVSTSGSLVNQNLSVQSSFGKKVGVATIDEFSDESLEKVVRRSEELAQLAPENPEYVSILGPQTYLKSSGFFESTAAINADKRADAVAKSLELSRAKNLTAAGFLDNQKGYSAMMNSKGLFAYYPSTSVNFSLTVRTPDGTGSGYIARGYSDVNKLDTAAATTIAIQKATGSMNAKALEPGKYTVILEPTAAAVLLENIYFNFDARSADEGRSFLSKPGGKTKLGEKIVDERVNIYSDPMHPDLPASTWSGDGQPLQKMNWIEKGVVKNMVYSRYWAQKNNVKPVPFPSNVIMEGGTATMEELIKSTKQGILVTKLWYIREVDPQTLLLTGLTRDGTFYIENGVIKHPVKNFRFNESPVIMLNNLETLGKSERVVSTESDRNYLVPPMKIREFTFSSLSDAV from the coding sequence ATGTCAATCATATTATCTGAATCAGAAGCAAAAGCATTATTGCAAAAAGTGCTGGCTTACTCCAAAGCGGATGAATGCGAAATAAACCTGCTGGGCGAGGAGCGGGGCAACCTGCGTTACGCAAGAAACGAAGTGTCCACAAGCGGTTCGCTCGTTAACCAGAATTTGTCGGTTCAATCGTCTTTTGGCAAGAAAGTAGGCGTTGCGACGATTGATGAATTCAGCGACGAATCATTGGAAAAAGTGGTGAGAAGATCCGAAGAATTGGCCCAGCTAGCTCCGGAAAATCCTGAATATGTGAGTATTCTCGGGCCTCAGACCTATCTTAAATCTTCTGGTTTCTTCGAATCTACGGCAGCAATCAATGCAGACAAGCGCGCCGACGCGGTTGCAAAAAGTCTGGAATTGTCGCGGGCAAAAAATTTAACAGCGGCAGGTTTCCTGGACAATCAGAAAGGTTATTCGGCCATGATGAATTCGAAAGGCTTATTTGCCTATTACCCAAGCACAAGCGTAAACTTCTCCCTGACTGTCCGCACGCCGGATGGCACAGGTTCGGGGTACATTGCGAGAGGTTATAGCGATGTAAATAAGCTGGATACGGCAGCGGCTACGACCATTGCCATTCAAAAAGCCACCGGTTCTATGAATGCAAAGGCTCTGGAACCAGGAAAATACACAGTTATACTTGAACCCACGGCGGCCGCGGTTTTATTGGAAAATATATATTTCAATTTTGATGCAAGGAGCGCGGATGAAGGCCGATCATTCCTGAGCAAGCCGGGCGGGAAGACCAAATTAGGAGAGAAAATCGTTGACGAACGCGTGAACATTTACTCAGATCCGATGCATCCGGATTTGCCGGCATCAACCTGGTCGGGCGACGGTCAGCCTTTGCAAAAGATGAACTGGATTGAAAAAGGTGTCGTCAAAAACATGGTTTATTCACGTTACTGGGCACAGAAAAACAATGTTAAGCCCGTTCCTTTTCCCAGCAATGTGATTATGGAGGGCGGAACGGCAACGATGGAAGAATTGATCAAATCAACGAAGCAAGGCATTCTGGTAACCAAACTTTGGTATATCAGAGAAGTGGATCCGCAAACATTGCTGCTCACGGGCCTTACGCGCGACGGGACATTCTACATTGAAAACGGGGTCATCAAGCATCCGGTCAAAAACTTCCGTTTCAACGAAAGTCCGGTCATTATGCTGAACAATCTGGAAACATTGGGTAAATCGGAAAGGGTTGTGAGCACGGAGTCAGACAGGAACTATTTGGTTCCACCCATGAAAATCAGGGAGTTTACATTTTCTTCACTTTCCGACGCAGTTTGA
- a CDS encoding TldD/PmbA family protein, producing MKRRDFIQLAGLGTGAFMIPAFAMGRNVSPEAFFEKSVDVAVKKRLADAALNAAKSKGASYADVRIGRYLNQFVVTREDKVQNIVNTESYGVGVRVIANGCWGFAAVVDVNNEAQMAKAAEDAVAIAKANAKLMKEPVQLAPQKGFGEVSWKAPIKKNAFEVPIKEKVNLLLSVNDAAMKNGANYVNSVLFLVNEQKYFASTDGSYIDQDVHRIWPIFNVTAIDPKSGKFETRNALSAPMGMGFDYLQANPSDKITGVTTRYNKGYDMLEDATAAAKQAKEKLTAKSVEAGKYDLILDPSHLWLTIHESVGHPLELDRVLGYEANFAGTSFATLDKWQSKNFQYGSKQVNLIADKLQEGSLGAVGWDDEGVNTKKWDLVKEGVLVNYQAIRDQAHIIGEKESHGCCYADSWSSVQFQRMPNVSLAAGKTPLSVDDMIKDVKKGIYIIGDGSFSIDQQRYNFQFGGQLFYEIKDGKIAGMLKDVAYQSNTQEFWNSCVQVCDEKDYRLGGSFFDGKGQPSQSSAVSHGSSTTRFNGVNVINTARKI from the coding sequence TTGAAACGCAGAGACTTTATACAACTGGCTGGCCTTGGAACCGGAGCGTTCATGATACCCGCCTTTGCAATGGGCAGGAATGTTTCACCCGAGGCATTTTTTGAAAAAAGCGTCGATGTAGCCGTTAAAAAGAGGTTGGCAGACGCTGCGCTGAACGCTGCGAAATCCAAGGGGGCTTCCTATGCGGATGTGCGGATTGGCCGATATCTCAATCAATTTGTGGTCACCCGCGAAGACAAAGTCCAGAACATTGTTAACACGGAATCTTATGGTGTGGGCGTGCGCGTGATTGCCAACGGATGCTGGGGTTTTGCCGCAGTGGTGGATGTAAATAATGAAGCCCAAATGGCCAAAGCCGCCGAAGATGCCGTTGCCATTGCAAAAGCGAATGCAAAGCTGATGAAAGAGCCTGTACAACTGGCCCCTCAAAAAGGTTTTGGCGAAGTAAGCTGGAAAGCCCCGATCAAGAAAAATGCTTTTGAAGTGCCCATTAAGGAAAAGGTTAATCTGCTGCTTTCTGTCAATGATGCAGCGATGAAAAATGGTGCTAATTATGTGAATTCAGTGCTTTTTTTGGTAAATGAACAAAAATATTTTGCTTCCACGGATGGCTCCTACATTGATCAGGACGTGCATCGCATCTGGCCGATCTTCAATGTAACTGCCATTGATCCGAAAAGCGGAAAATTTGAAACCAGGAATGCACTAAGCGCCCCAATGGGCATGGGCTTTGATTATCTGCAAGCCAATCCTTCTGATAAAATTACGGGCGTAACAACTCGTTATAACAAAGGTTACGACATGCTGGAAGATGCCACTGCCGCAGCCAAACAAGCCAAAGAAAAATTAACAGCAAAATCGGTTGAAGCGGGAAAATATGACCTGATCCTCGATCCGTCGCACCTTTGGCTGACCATTCACGAATCCGTTGGGCACCCGCTCGAACTGGATCGTGTGCTGGGTTATGAGGCCAACTTTGCAGGAACTTCCTTTGCAACTCTGGACAAATGGCAATCCAAAAACTTCCAGTATGGCAGCAAGCAAGTGAACCTGATCGCTGATAAATTGCAGGAAGGGTCGCTGGGCGCTGTTGGTTGGGACGACGAAGGTGTGAATACGAAGAAATGGGATCTCGTAAAAGAGGGTGTTCTGGTGAATTACCAGGCCATTCGTGATCAGGCGCACATTATCGGCGAAAAGGAATCGCACGGCTGCTGCTATGCCGACAGCTGGTCTTCCGTTCAGTTCCAGAGGATGCCCAACGTGTCCCTCGCCGCCGGCAAAACGCCCTTGTCCGTGGACGATATGATTAAGGATGTGAAAAAAGGCATTTACATCATTGGCGACGGTTCATTCTCGATTGACCAGCAGCGTTATAACTTCCAATTTGGCGGTCAGTTGTTTTACGAGATCAAGGATGGCAAGATTGCAGGAATGTTGAAAGACGTTGCTTATCAGTCCAATACGCAAGAATTTTGGAATTCATGTGTGCAGGTTTGCGATGAAAAAGATTATCGCCTCGGCGGTTCGTTTTTCGATGGAAAAGGCCAGCCTTCCCAGTCCAGCGCCGTTTCACACGGAAGTTCAACAACCCGCTTCAATGGAGTAAATGTGATTAATACAGCCAGAAAAATCTAA
- a CDS encoding TldD/PmbA family protein, with translation MAILSKEEAKKIIDKVLAFSKADEISIGLSGNRTGNIRYARNSVSTSGETSDLSLSVTSVFGKKSGTSTINEFDDASLEKTVRRAEEIAKLAPDNPEYVPILGPQQYLETNSFSESTAAINPDYRAKAAFDSIDPCIKKNLTAAGYMEDTAGFSAMGNSKGLFGYNKATSIDFSITVRTADGKGSGYAARDYNDASKLSTASATEVAMQKALASSTAKALEPGKYTVILEPTAGVDLLQNMMRSMDARNADEGRSFLGKKGGGTRLGEKLFDERVNIYSDPQNLEIPGSPFSGDGRPQEKVMWVENGVVKNMTYSRFWAEKQGVKAIAPPSGFIFQGGNDSLADLIKGTEKGILVTRLWYIRAVDPQTLLYTGLTRDGTFYIENGQIKYPVKNFRFNESPVIMLNNVEAIGKPVRASGNLVPPLKIRDFTFTSLSDAV, from the coding sequence ATGGCCATTTTATCCAAAGAAGAAGCGAAGAAAATCATTGATAAAGTCCTGGCATTTTCAAAAGCCGATGAGATCAGCATCGGTCTTTCCGGCAACCGCACGGGCAACATTCGCTATGCAAGGAATTCTGTTTCCACGAGTGGAGAAACCTCGGATCTTTCACTGTCTGTCACATCTGTTTTTGGGAAAAAATCAGGAACATCGACGATCAATGAATTTGACGACGCCTCGTTGGAAAAAACGGTGAGAAGGGCGGAGGAAATTGCCAAACTGGCACCCGATAATCCCGAATATGTTCCTATTCTCGGCCCGCAACAATATTTGGAAACCAATTCATTTTCCGAAAGCACAGCAGCCATTAACCCGGATTATCGGGCGAAAGCCGCTTTCGACAGCATTGATCCCTGCATTAAAAAGAACCTGACGGCAGCCGGTTACATGGAAGACACTGCCGGATTTTCTGCGATGGGAAACAGCAAAGGGCTTTTTGGATATAACAAAGCAACTTCCATAGATTTTTCCATCACCGTGCGCACGGCCGACGGCAAAGGTTCAGGCTATGCGGCGCGCGACTACAATGATGCTTCCAAGCTCAGCACCGCTTCCGCAACGGAAGTAGCGATGCAAAAAGCATTGGCATCTTCTACTGCAAAAGCATTGGAACCAGGCAAATACACAGTTATTCTTGAACCGACCGCGGGAGTAGATTTGCTCCAAAACATGATGCGCAGCATGGACGCCCGAAATGCCGACGAAGGAAGAAGCTTTTTAGGCAAAAAAGGAGGCGGGACGCGGCTAGGTGAGAAGCTGTTTGACGAACGGGTAAACATTTACTCAGATCCGCAAAACCTTGAAATTCCGGGATCGCCATTCAGCGGCGATGGAAGGCCACAGGAAAAAGTAATGTGGGTTGAAAACGGAGTTGTTAAAAATATGACATATTCGCGCTTCTGGGCCGAAAAACAGGGTGTTAAGGCCATTGCTCCGCCCTCAGGATTTATCTTTCAGGGCGGTAACGATTCACTGGCTGACCTTATTAAAGGAACAGAAAAGGGCATTTTGGTAACCCGACTCTGGTATATCCGAGCCGTGGATCCGCAAACATTACTTTACACAGGCTTAACCAGGGACGGAACATTCTACATTGAAAACGGCCAGATTAAATATCCGGTGAAGAATTTCCGGTTTAACGAAAGTCCGGTTATTATGCTGAATAATGTGGAAGCCATCGGCAAGCCAGTGCGCGCGAGTGGCAATCTGGTGCCTCCGCTCAAAATCCGAGACTTTACATTTACAAGTCTTTCGGACGCTGTGTAG